The genome window TAATCCCGTTTCCACACCACTTAATGTAAATCGTGAGCCTAACCCAGAAGCAACAATGGCTTTAGTCATGACTTCGTGTCTGCGTCGGTATATGTTCCGAACTCTTCTCATATGGCGCATAAAATGACCACGCTCAATAAAATGAGTTAGCGTTAACTGTTCCATAATCGGAAGATGACGATAAGTCAATTCTTGAACTTGGGTAAGACGATCGATGGCTATTCTGGGCCCGATGATAGCGGATAGCCGAATGCCAGGTGCAACCATTTTGGAAAAACTCATCATATAAAGCGTATTCTGAGGTTGCTGACTGAATATAGTCGGAAGTGGATCTCCACGGTACCTAAATTCGCTATCGTAGTCATCCTCAACAATCCAATATCGATGATGAGCAGCCATGTGCATTAATTGTTGCCTGCGAGGTTCTGACATAATAACACCTGCTGCGCATTGATGAGAAGGTGTGACATATACGAGTTTTGTCTCTGGGTGAATACGATCTACACATAATCCATACTCATCGACTGGAACCGAATCGACTTGCATCCGCCGGTGTTTCATCGCCATCCAAGCAGCAGGGAAGCCGGGATCTTCTACGGAAACTCTGTCTCCCTCACTTAAGAGGGCCTGAGCGATTAAATCAATGCTATGTTGTGCACCGGACGTTAACAAGATTTGATCCACTTCGATATGAATGCCTCGTTCAAGTGACAAATAACGCTGAATCTGCTCTCTTAACGCCAGTAAACCTCTGGCATCGCCGTAAGCCCAAAGATCCAGATTGGGTTCAGTGGAAGCTTGTAAAAAAGATTGCCTCCAGGCTTTTGTGAAACTTTCATCCAGATAAGGCTCGTGGGGATTAAAATCTATCTCGATCTTACGGCGGTCTCTATTGCCGAACCAACGATGCAGATGACCAATAGATTCGGTTAGTGCAGGCAGTTCGGGAGGAAGCGGCCCTTGGATCGTGGTTTCTTCTGATGAACGCGGTGCGTATGCCCAATCACTAACCCTTGTCCCTGCCCGACGGGAAGTTACCGTATACCCTCGGCTGAATAATTCCTCGTACACAATCTGTATGGTTGACCGTGAAACACCAATCAATTGGGCGAGTTCGCGGGATGGGAGCAATAATTCACCTGGTCTCCATTTTCCAGTTGTAATATGTTGAATCGCTTGATCCAAAAGTTGCTGCCAGATCGGGCGAGGGTCATCTCGATTCACTTTTAGCATAAATTCAACTCCAATATGGGGCGTTATGGATTGCTTTTAATTATGTATTTACGGTCGTTATTGGCACTCCATTGATTGATATATTATCATGGAAAAAGTTTGATTTGTAAACAAAACAGAGTTGTACTAAAGGGTTCTTTATCATGTGTTCAATTTATTTTGGTCGTTCCTGGCTGGTTCATACTCGATTCATATTCAAGCCATAGACAGTTCATTATGTTCGGTTACACTACTGGAGTACTACCACAGAGATTCCTAATCCATAGACTAGACAGGAGAAGATGAGATTGACACGAAAGAAACGAAGTTCTATCGCAGCCATAACCTTGGTGCTTGCGATGATGTCCCCAATGTCGGCCATGGCCACACCCGCTACCAGTGATGGTGGTAGACCTACGTATGATGTAACTAAAAAGGCAGCAAGTGAGAAGGCGAAGATACTTACCGAATCATACGCTACGACAAGTGTACAGTACGCACTGATGGATGGGGGCGAGATTGTAATTTCCGGTCAGGCCAGCAAAGATGGCTTAAAAAACAACATTCCGCTTTCGTCTGATACCATGTATGGCATTGGTTCAACCAGTAAAATGGTACTTGCTACCGCTGTAATGAAGCTGGTGGAACAAGGTGAAATCGATCTTGATGAGCCTGTCGTGAAGTATATCCCAGACTTTAAAATGAAAGACAATCGTTATGATAAGATTACACCACGTATGCTCCTGAATCATTCATCCGGACTTCTCGGAACGTCAAGTAACAGTGCAATTCTGTTTGGAGATCATGATACCTATGCACATGATACGTTACTGGAACAATTGGCGACGCAACATCTGAAGGCCGATCCTGGTGCATACTCGGTGTATAGTAACGATGGTTTTACATTAGCTGAAATTCTGGTTGAACGGGTCAGCGGCATGAGTTTCACCACGTTCATGCACCGTTACATAACAGAACCACTTGGGATGGATCATACTAAAACACCGCAGGATATTGTGGACCTTAGCCAAATGGCAGCAACATATTCCTCGTCGCAAGAGGAGAAACTTCCATTAGAGACTACCAATATGATTGGGTCGGGAGGTATCTATTCCACCGCAGAAGACCTAGTCCAATTCTCGAAAATCTTTACAGGTGAGGTTGAAACGGTTCTTTCACAGCAATCTGTAGAGGCCATGCAGCAAGAAGAATACAAAAGAGGCATGTGGCCGGAAGAAGGCGATTCGTCCATTGGCTATGGCCTGGGATGGGACAGCGTGAACCTGTTTCCTTTTAATGATTACGGCATTCAGGCAGTAAGCAAAGGTGGCAATACGATAACCTATCATTCCTCATTGATTGTGTTACCGGAATATAACATGGCTGCTGCCGTAACCTCTTCGGGTGGTCACAGCTCAACCGATCAATTGCTGGCAACCGAACTGTTGCTTGGTGCGCTTGAGGAAAAAAATATTATTTCAGAGCGTAAACCGGAGAAGTCACATGGTGTACCGGTAAAAGCAGCCATGCCGAAGGAACTTACAAAGCATACGGGTACGTATGGCGGTGGTGCAAACATGTTATTGAACTTGGCCGTGAAGGATGGTGGACAATTAACGCTATCTAACTTGTCCTCTCCTAACAGCCAAGATCAGACATATACTTACAGCGCTGATGGCTCATTCATTAATGATGAGGGTACGGAAAAGCTCAAATTCGTTCAGGAAGTCAACGGAAACACATACTTGTGGTCTCGCTCGTATCAGTCTGTTCCCGGACTTGGACAAGTTGCTTCTTCTGAATATAAAGCAGAA of Paenibacillus sp. FSL R5-0517 contains these proteins:
- a CDS encoding PLP-dependent aminotransferase family protein, whose translation is MLKVNRDDPRPIWQQLLDQAIQHITTGKWRPGELLLPSRELAQLIGVSRSTIQIVYEELFSRGYTVTSRRAGTRVSDWAYAPRSSEETTIQGPLPPELPALTESIGHLHRWFGNRDRRKIEIDFNPHEPYLDESFTKAWRQSFLQASTEPNLDLWAYGDARGLLALREQIQRYLSLERGIHIEVDQILLTSGAQHSIDLIAQALLSEGDRVSVEDPGFPAAWMAMKHRRMQVDSVPVDEYGLCVDRIHPETKLVYVTPSHQCAAGVIMSEPRRQQLMHMAAHHRYWIVEDDYDSEFRYRGDPLPTIFSQQPQNTLYMMSFSKMVAPGIRLSAIIGPRIAIDRLTQVQELTYRHLPIMEQLTLTHFIERGHFMRHMRRVRNIYRRRHEVMTKAIVASGLGSRFTLSGVETGLHMLLESEMSFDEEALTNAALDQGVRVYPLSRYCLESHRKGWILGFAKVDEDQIEEGIHRLAKIVL
- a CDS encoding serine hydrolase domain-containing protein, which gives rise to MRLTRKKRSSIAAITLVLAMMSPMSAMATPATSDGGRPTYDVTKKAASEKAKILTESYATTSVQYALMDGGEIVISGQASKDGLKNNIPLSSDTMYGIGSTSKMVLATAVMKLVEQGEIDLDEPVVKYIPDFKMKDNRYDKITPRMLLNHSSGLLGTSSNSAILFGDHDTYAHDTLLEQLATQHLKADPGAYSVYSNDGFTLAEILVERVSGMSFTTFMHRYITEPLGMDHTKTPQDIVDLSQMAATYSSSQEEKLPLETTNMIGSGGIYSTAEDLVQFSKIFTGEVETVLSQQSVEAMQQEEYKRGMWPEEGDSSIGYGLGWDSVNLFPFNDYGIQAVSKGGNTITYHSSLIVLPEYNMAAAVTSSGGHSSTDQLLATELLLGALEEKNIISERKPEKSHGVPVKAAMPKELTKHTGTYGGGANMLLNLAVKDGGQLTLSNLSSPNSQDQTYTYSADGSFINDEGTEKLKFVQEVNGNTYLWSRSYQSVPGLGQVASSEYKAEKLETNELSAEVKAAWQKRQGKAYVLVNEKYTSTLYNAAMPIIPIHTFNELPGYIYTNKIMGANQAVNQLQIPGLAGRDTMEFNFYEENGVEYVTAGGNVYAAQDIIKPIYAGRYSKTTIQANGHATWYSIPASAAGKEMTVKMSSNSAFAVYDQAGVGINHTVVSGKNEIVLPENGTIVFAGEAGSSFGIVLTTREN